A DNA window from Bacteroides cellulosilyticus contains the following coding sequences:
- a CDS encoding glycoside hydrolase family 97 protein, which yields MKITFGTLVIISFLLLGCAPHPAEVTSPDGHIRLVFAPEGDNQMTYRVEVNETAFILPSSLGFKAEAGINLSDNFQVTGTDFTTHDETWTQPWGENKTIRNHYNEMVVHLSDTTNTQLTLRFRIFDDGLGFRYEYEVPGADSILVTDELTAFNIAQDGTSWSIPANSETYELLYRTQPVSQIDNANTPMTFKTGGIYASIHEAALTDFPEMTLKNTGGCHFKAELAPWPDGIKARIAGGRFKTPWRTLQIAPKAVGLINSGLILNLNEPCALETTDWIRPMKYVGIWWGMHLGVESWVINDRHGATTGNAKRYIDFAAANNIEAVMYEGWNEGWENWGGTQTFDYTKPYADFDIKEIARYAREKGVEIIGHHETGGNILNYEKQLDKAYKWYADLGVHSVKTGYAGGLPNGHNHHGQYNVRHYRKVVENAAKYHTTLDVHEPIKDTGIRRTYPNMMTREGARGMEWNAWSEGNPPEHHVMLPFTRLLAGPMDYTPGIFDIMYERAKNSPHRKQWNMKDSKDCRINTTLAKQIANWVILYSPLQMAADMIENYEGHPAFQFFRDFDADCDWSEALAGEPGEFVVIVRKAKDKYFLGAATNEEARKVDVKLDFLEKGRVYRALIYADGEGADWELNPTAYEIIEKLVTADDTLTVSMARGGGQAISFMPA from the coding sequence ATGAAAATAACTTTTGGGACTTTAGTTATTATTTCTTTTCTGCTGTTGGGTTGCGCTCCTCATCCAGCGGAAGTAACTTCTCCTGATGGGCACATTCGGCTGGTATTTGCTCCGGAAGGTGATAATCAGATGACTTATCGGGTTGAAGTAAATGAAACAGCGTTTATACTCCCTTCTTCATTGGGATTTAAGGCAGAAGCTGGAATAAACCTTTCTGATAATTTCCAGGTTACCGGCACCGACTTCACCACCCATGACGAAACCTGGACCCAACCTTGGGGAGAAAACAAAACCATCCGCAACCATTACAACGAAATGGTTGTTCATTTGTCCGATACGACAAATACCCAATTAACCCTGCGCTTTCGCATCTTCGATGATGGATTAGGATTTCGCTATGAATATGAAGTTCCCGGAGCTGACAGTATTCTGGTGACAGACGAACTGACTGCGTTCAATATAGCACAGGATGGCACTTCGTGGTCCATACCTGCCAATTCTGAAACATACGAATTGCTATATCGTACACAGCCTGTCAGTCAGATAGACAATGCCAATACTCCCATGACCTTCAAGACAGGCGGCATATACGCCAGCATTCACGAAGCCGCATTGACGGACTTCCCCGAAATGACACTGAAGAATACCGGAGGTTGCCACTTCAAGGCCGAACTGGCTCCCTGGCCCGACGGCATAAAAGCCCGCATAGCCGGAGGACGTTTTAAAACTCCCTGGCGCACCTTGCAGATTGCCCCGAAAGCAGTGGGACTGATTAACTCGGGACTCATCCTCAACCTGAACGAACCGTGTGCACTGGAAACCACGGACTGGATACGTCCGATGAAATATGTGGGCATCTGGTGGGGAATGCATCTGGGCGTGGAAAGCTGGGTCATCAACGACCGTCACGGCGCTACCACCGGGAATGCCAAACGATATATTGACTTTGCCGCCGCCAACAACATAGAAGCAGTGATGTACGAAGGCTGGAATGAAGGTTGGGAAAACTGGGGCGGGACGCAGACATTTGACTACACTAAGCCCTATGCTGATTTCGATATAAAAGAGATAGCCCGCTACGCCCGTGAAAAAGGCGTTGAGATCATCGGACACCATGAAACCGGAGGCAACATCCTCAACTACGAGAAGCAGCTGGATAAAGCCTATAAATGGTATGCTGACCTGGGCGTCCATAGCGTGAAAACCGGTTATGCCGGCGGACTCCCCAACGGGCACAACCATCACGGGCAATACAACGTGCGCCATTACCGTAAAGTAGTGGAAAACGCCGCTAAATACCATACTACGCTCGACGTGCACGAACCTATCAAAGATACGGGCATCCGTCGCACCTATCCCAACATGATGACCCGTGAGGGTGCCCGTGGTATGGAATGGAACGCCTGGAGTGAAGGTAATCCGCCCGAGCATCATGTGATGCTGCCTTTCACCCGTTTGCTGGCAGGTCCTATGGATTATACGCCCGGCATATTCGATATCATGTACGAGCGCGCCAAGAACTCCCCACACCGCAAGCAGTGGAATATGAAGGACAGCAAAGACTGCCGCATCAACACCACATTGGCAAAGCAGATAGCCAATTGGGTGATACTTTACTCCCCCTTGCAGATGGCGGCGGATATGATCGAGAATTACGAAGGACATCCCGCTTTCCAGTTCTTCCGCGATTTTGATGCCGACTGTGACTGGTCGGAAGCACTGGCGGGTGAACCGGGAGAGTTTGTGGTCATTGTCCGTAAGGCAAAAGATAAGTACTTCCTGGGAGCTGCGACGAATGAAGAAGCGCGTAAAGTGGATGTTAAGTTAGACTTTTTGGAAAAGGGTAGGGTATACCGTGCCTTAATCTATGCCGATGGAGAGGGTGCCGACTGGGAACTTAATCCTACGGCTTATGAAATCATTGAGAAACTGGTGACTGCCGATGACACCCTGACAGTCTCTATGGCAAGAGGCGGCGGACAAGCTATCAGCTTTATGCCTGCCTGA
- a CDS encoding GH92 family glycosyl hydrolase, whose product MKKNMKINSMLMSGLLLLGMYGCTPAMQDYSSYVNPFIGTGGHGHTYPGAVVPNGMIQPSPDTRIYQWDACSGYYYADSTINGFSHTHLSGTGCGDYGDVLLMPTVGKQDYHPMGEESQQMAYASAFSHENETAQPGYYSVFLDRYKVKAELTATRRAAIHRYTFPKAEDAGFILDLDYSLQRQTNEEMELEVISDTEIRGRKKTVYWAFDQYINFYAKFSKPFTYTLVTDSMALDEGGPLLPTAKALLQFQTGAGEQVLVKVGVSAVDMDGARRNVEADIPGWDFDSVRSAARNSWNDYLSKIDIETNDDDQRIMFYTALYHTGVQPNLFTDADGRYLGMDLKPHQGSVENPVYTVFSLWDTFRAYHPLMTIIDPDLNQAFIRSLILKQREGGIFPMWELAGNYTGTMIGYHAASIIADAYTKGYRDFDVQDAYKACIRAAEYDTTGIQCPPLVLPHLMPQAKYWKNKIGYVPCDKDNESVAKALEYAYDDWCISLLAEALGDRPNQEKYAAFAKGYQVYFDASTRFMRGLDSEGNWRTPFNPRSSNHRNDDYCEGTAWQWTWFVPHDVDGLVDLMGGREAFIGKLDSLFIAPSAMEGESVSVDISGLIGQYAHGNEPSHHIAHLYNYVGQPWRTQELVDEVLHTLYFNDPDGLSGNEDCGQMSAWFILNSMGFYQVCPGKPVYSIGRPLFDKATIRLKDGKTFTVVAHGNSRENKYVQKMLLNGRELVEPFFNHQDIVDGGTLELTMGDKPVIEKK is encoded by the coding sequence ATGAAGAAGAACATGAAAATCAATTCTATGCTGATGAGCGGTCTTCTTTTGCTGGGGATGTACGGTTGTACGCCGGCAATGCAGGATTACTCATCCTACGTCAATCCCTTCATCGGTACGGGAGGACACGGGCACACTTATCCGGGGGCGGTGGTGCCTAACGGAATGATTCAGCCCAGTCCTGATACACGCATTTATCAGTGGGATGCCTGTTCAGGTTATTATTATGCAGATTCTACCATTAACGGGTTTTCGCATACGCATCTCAGCGGTACGGGCTGTGGAGATTATGGTGATGTATTGCTGATGCCTACCGTGGGCAAGCAGGACTATCATCCGATGGGAGAGGAGAGTCAGCAGATGGCTTATGCTTCCGCTTTCTCTCACGAGAATGAGACGGCTCAGCCCGGTTATTATTCGGTGTTCCTGGATCGCTATAAAGTGAAGGCTGAACTGACCGCCACCCGGCGTGCGGCTATCCACCGTTATACTTTCCCGAAAGCGGAAGATGCGGGATTCATCCTTGACCTGGATTACAGTCTGCAACGCCAGACGAATGAAGAAATGGAGCTGGAAGTAATCAGCGACACCGAGATACGCGGGCGTAAGAAGACGGTATATTGGGCTTTCGACCAATACATTAATTTCTATGCCAAGTTCTCCAAACCGTTCACCTATACTTTGGTGACCGATTCTATGGCACTGGACGAAGGCGGACCGTTGCTGCCCACAGCTAAAGCACTGTTGCAGTTTCAGACCGGAGCCGGCGAACAAGTCCTTGTGAAAGTAGGAGTTTCTGCCGTGGATATGGACGGAGCACGCCGGAATGTGGAGGCTGATATACCCGGATGGGACTTTGACAGTGTGCGCAGTGCCGCCCGCAATTCATGGAACGATTATCTGTCGAAAATAGATATTGAAACCAACGATGATGACCAGCGGATTATGTTCTATACCGCACTTTATCATACGGGTGTACAACCCAATCTGTTTACTGATGCCGACGGACGCTATCTGGGCATGGACCTGAAGCCCCACCAAGGCAGTGTGGAAAATCCTGTCTACACGGTTTTCTCTTTGTGGGATACTTTCCGTGCCTATCATCCCCTGATGACGATTATCGATCCGGATTTGAATCAGGCTTTTATCCGTTCGCTCATCCTGAAGCAGCGCGAAGGCGGCATCTTCCCTATGTGGGAACTTGCAGGCAATTATACCGGAACCATGATTGGCTACCATGCCGCATCCATTATCGCTGACGCTTACACAAAAGGCTATCGTGATTTTGATGTGCAAGACGCCTACAAAGCCTGCATCCGTGCTGCGGAATATGACACTACCGGCATCCAGTGTCCTCCGCTGGTATTGCCTCATCTGATGCCGCAAGCCAAATACTGGAAGAACAAGATAGGCTATGTGCCTTGCGATAAAGACAACGAATCGGTGGCCAAAGCATTGGAGTATGCTTATGATGACTGGTGCATTTCGCTATTGGCGGAAGCTCTGGGTGATAGACCTAATCAGGAGAAATATGCAGCGTTCGCCAAAGGATACCAGGTTTATTTCGACGCTTCCACCCGCTTCATGCGCGGACTGGACAGTGAAGGTAACTGGCGCACACCCTTCAATCCCCGCTCTTCCAATCATCGTAACGATGATTATTGTGAAGGTACTGCCTGGCAATGGACCTGGTTCGTGCCTCATGATGTGGACGGATTGGTGGATCTTATGGGAGGCCGTGAGGCTTTTATCGGCAAACTGGATTCTTTGTTCATCGCCCCTTCGGCTATGGAAGGTGAATCGGTATCCGTTGACATTTCAGGTCTGATAGGGCAGTATGCGCATGGAAATGAGCCGAGCCACCACATAGCCCACCTATATAACTATGTCGGTCAGCCTTGGAGAACGCAGGAATTGGTGGACGAAGTGCTCCATACCCTTTACTTCAATGACCCTGACGGCTTGTCGGGCAATGAAGACTGTGGGCAGATGTCGGCATGGTTCATTCTCAATTCGATGGGATTTTATCAGGTATGTCCCGGTAAGCCTGTGTATTCCATTGGCCGGCCGCTGTTTGATAAGGCAACCATCCGGCTGAAGGATGGAAAAACCTTCACAGTTGTAGCACATGGCAACAGTCGTGAAAATAAGTATGTGCAGAAGATGCTTTTGAACGGTCGGGAGTTGGTGGAACCTTTCTTCAACCATCAGGATATTGTGGACGGTGGAACGTTAGAGTTGACGATGGGGGATAAACCGGTGATTGAAAAGAAATAG
- a CDS encoding DUF3987 domain-containing protein, whose translation MKDTDQKKIANSESPGSVSEFPGVRSKTSRTITIREFVDTVRSDRYRRQVLEYRRLKALPGHEAEAQAIKENMPCIVPAGVCLNGHAVKDLSVHSRLLCVDLDHTDRRTQEVFGLACSLPFTYASIISISGEGIKMLVRVRMEDVRQDYARLYAAVGNAVSAHVGHPYDEKCKILTQPCFYSYHPEAYYNAEAVAFEMPEVMPASAIHESASSASAASATATSATATSATEKRKMSLSAAEAIPGDVRGSVPTSACGFIPRLLDDFERNNPFRRGNRNDLALKLGRVAGSKGFSPDEMEKLISLFSDRYASGDFTAEDIRQRVVAGYQFVECLPKEQKEPARGQKGVRVTYTPVYGSNEDDAPEVVLEKNDELRADAPYIPDTVFASLPDFLIRCCRYTSDKRERDMALLGCLNSCSAIFPYVSFLYKRSLYSPHFYLASVAAAGAGKGIMAFTAILLDPTQEYYDQIRRANKKAYEQALLGWDSEQQQARREKRLPDINLKPEEPKAQYLKISATTSKSRLIEHLATAGEVGCCMATTEINTMVSSLGQDCGKYEDILCKAAHHEEVSSSYKVDGEPIVVKHPHLALNIAGTQEQFYIFFRSLEVGLFSRFAFYTRQQSQKWESCAPGDEQVDLRGYFQGLGKELLEMHKVLLESPTLVTFSPAQWQLHTTLFSELLRRVLLEGRDSSGSLIRRAGLLGMRLAAILTIFRKWEDYRYAKEYCCTDADFRMAMDIVRTLVEHSLLLSTSLPDTNQPPVSMHRFHRLDEILSSLSKEFTYTDFVRSVQNTGMSESTGKRFLQKALKLQYIVKEENSYRKRRKPSSGQGYK comes from the coding sequence ATGAAAGATACAGATCAAAAAAAAATTGCAAATTCGGAATCTCCCGGTTCCGTCTCTGAATTTCCGGGCGTGCGGAGTAAAACATCACGTACTATCACTATCCGGGAATTTGTGGACACGGTGCGTAGCGACCGTTATCGACGGCAGGTATTGGAATATCGCCGACTGAAAGCTCTGCCCGGACATGAAGCCGAAGCGCAGGCGATAAAGGAAAATATGCCGTGTATTGTGCCCGCCGGTGTATGCCTGAACGGACATGCGGTGAAGGACTTGTCAGTACATAGCAGACTGTTGTGCGTCGACCTCGACCACACCGACCGACGCACGCAGGAAGTGTTCGGTCTGGCATGCTCCTTGCCCTTCACTTACGCCTCGATTATCAGTATCTCCGGTGAAGGCATCAAAATGCTGGTCCGCGTGCGTATGGAAGATGTGCGGCAAGATTATGCACGCCTCTACGCAGCGGTAGGCAATGCGGTGAGCGCCCATGTAGGGCATCCCTACGATGAGAAGTGCAAGATTCTGACCCAGCCCTGTTTTTATAGCTACCATCCCGAGGCGTACTATAACGCGGAAGCTGTGGCATTTGAAATGCCTGAGGTTATGCCTGCATCAGCTATCCATGAATCCGCTTCCTCTGCATCGGCTGCCTCTGCCACGGCTACCTCTGCCACGGCTACCTCTGCCACGGAAAAGCGGAAGATGTCGCTGTCTGCCGCCGAAGCAATTCCGGGGGATGTCCGTGGCTCTGTCCCGACTTCCGCCTGTGGTTTCATTCCCCGGTTGCTCGACGATTTTGAACGTAACAATCCCTTTCGCCGTGGCAACCGCAACGACCTTGCCTTGAAACTGGGCCGTGTAGCGGGAAGTAAAGGTTTTTCTCCGGATGAAATGGAAAAACTGATCTCTCTTTTCTCCGATCGCTACGCATCGGGTGATTTCACAGCTGAAGATATTCGTCAGCGCGTAGTGGCTGGATATCAATTTGTTGAGTGCTTGCCGAAGGAGCAAAAAGAGCCGGCGAGGGGTCAAAAAGGGGTCAGGGTCACTTATACCCCTGTTTATGGCTCGAATGAGGATGATGCACCGGAAGTGGTGTTGGAGAAAAATGACGAATTGCGTGCCGATGCGCCCTATATTCCCGATACTGTTTTCGCCTCTCTGCCCGATTTTCTGATACGCTGTTGCCGCTATACGAGCGACAAGCGTGAACGTGATATGGCATTGCTGGGCTGCCTGAACAGTTGCAGCGCAATTTTTCCTTATGTTAGTTTCCTCTATAAGAGGTCGCTGTATTCGCCGCATTTTTATCTGGCCTCCGTGGCAGCTGCCGGTGCGGGTAAAGGTATCATGGCTTTCACCGCTATTTTGCTGGATCCCACGCAGGAGTATTACGACCAGATACGCCGTGCGAACAAGAAAGCTTATGAACAAGCCTTGCTGGGATGGGATTCGGAGCAACAGCAGGCACGGCGGGAGAAACGTCTGCCGGACATCAATCTGAAACCGGAAGAACCGAAAGCCCAGTACCTCAAAATATCGGCTACCACCAGTAAGAGCCGTCTTATTGAGCATCTGGCTACTGCCGGTGAAGTAGGTTGCTGCATGGCTACTACCGAAATCAATACAATGGTTTCGTCCTTGGGGCAGGATTGCGGCAAGTATGAAGATATTCTGTGCAAGGCTGCTCATCACGAGGAGGTCTCCTCATCGTACAAGGTAGACGGGGAGCCGATAGTGGTGAAACATCCACATCTGGCACTCAACATTGCCGGTACACAAGAACAGTTCTACATTTTTTTCCGTTCGCTCGAAGTGGGGCTTTTTTCCCGTTTTGCGTTCTATACCCGTCAGCAAAGCCAGAAATGGGAATCGTGTGCCCCGGGTGATGAGCAAGTGGACCTGCGCGGCTACTTCCAGGGCTTGGGGAAGGAGTTGCTTGAGATGCACAAAGTGTTGTTAGAGTCGCCCACGCTGGTCACCTTCAGTCCCGCACAGTGGCAACTGCATACGACGCTTTTCAGCGAGTTGCTGCGCCGGGTGCTGTTGGAGGGACGTGATTCTTCGGGCAGTCTCATCCGTCGCGCCGGATTGTTGGGAATGCGCCTGGCTGCCATCCTCACTATCTTCCGCAAGTGGGAAGATTATCGCTATGCGAAGGAATATTGCTGCACGGACGCTGATTTCCGCATGGCTATGGATATTGTCCGTACGCTTGTGGAGCATAGTTTGTTGCTCAGCACTTCGTTGCCCGACACTAATCAGCCTCCCGTCAGTATGCACCGTTTTCATCGTTTGGATGAAATTTTGTCGTCTTTGTCCAAAGAATTTACCTATACGGATTTTGTCCGGAGCGTACAAAATACCGGTATGTCCGAATCTACGGGCAAACGGTTTTTGCAAAAGGCCTTGAAACTGCAATATATTGTAAAAGAGGAGAATAGCTATCGGAAGAGACGCAAACCGTCCTCAGGACAGGGGTATAAGTGA
- a CDS encoding DUF4248 domain-containing protein, giving the protein MKKYISSETASSEDSESAAFRFEVKAYLKSDLAQLYFPCLSFEAALRKLRRWINFNPDLHHELYEGPEGKNDQIFSKRQVAVLVKYLDAP; this is encoded by the coding sequence ATGAAAAAGTACATAAGTTCCGAAACAGCCTCTTCTGAGGACTCTGAATCCGCAGCTTTCCGTTTTGAAGTCAAAGCATATCTGAAGTCCGATCTGGCACAACTCTACTTTCCCTGTCTTTCGTTCGAGGCGGCCCTGCGTAAGCTCCGCCGTTGGATCAACTTCAATCCCGACCTTCACCATGAACTTTACGAAGGTCCTGAGGGGAAGAACGATCAGATATTCAGCAAGCGTCAGGTGGCGGTGCTAGTGAAGTATCTGGATGCACCCTGA
- a CDS encoding Rpn family recombination-promoting nuclease/putative transposase produces MCSEGLRERYVNPYTDFAFKLLFGTDLNKEILIGFLNALFNGEQVIEDVTYLNTEHLGSREAERRAVFDVYCQNEKGEKILIEMQKGEQQFFKDRSIYYSTFPIKDQAIKGEIWDYELKAVYIIGILNFTLDDVKSPQFYHEVKLMETSTHEVFYDKLTFVYLEMPKFHKTEQELETLFDKWMFVLKNLSRLMERPVALQERVFNRLFEAAEIAQFSPDKLYAYEESLKVYRDWNSVIKTAIQKGEAKGEAKGRAEGRAEGELIKARDIARNLKNAGLPTTEIATVTGLPIDEINSL; encoded by the coding sequence ATGTGTAGTGAAGGATTACGCGAGAGGTATGTGAACCCCTATACCGATTTTGCATTCAAGTTGTTGTTCGGAACCGACCTGAACAAGGAGATTCTTATCGGATTCCTCAATGCCCTGTTCAACGGCGAACAGGTTATAGAAGATGTCACCTACCTGAACACCGAACACTTGGGCAGCAGGGAAGCCGAACGTCGTGCCGTCTTCGACGTCTATTGCCAGAACGAGAAGGGAGAGAAAATCCTGATTGAGATGCAGAAAGGGGAACAGCAGTTCTTCAAGGACAGAAGCATCTATTACTCCACTTTCCCCATCAAGGATCAAGCCATCAAGGGGGAAATATGGGACTATGAACTCAAAGCGGTATACATAATAGGCATACTGAACTTTACCCTCGATGACGTGAAATCGCCCCAATTCTACCATGAAGTGAAGCTGATGGAGACAAGCACCCACGAAGTGTTTTATGACAAACTGACCTTTGTCTATCTGGAGATGCCCAAATTCCACAAGACCGAACAGGAGCTGGAAACCTTGTTCGACAAATGGATGTTCGTCCTCAAAAACCTATCCCGCCTCATGGAACGTCCCGTAGCCTTGCAGGAGCGTGTGTTCAACCGCCTCTTCGAAGCCGCGGAAATAGCGCAATTCTCACCCGACAAACTTTATGCATACGAGGAGAGTTTGAAAGTGTACAGAGACTGGAATAGTGTAATTAAAACAGCTATCCAAAAGGGAGAAGCAAAGGGAGAAGCAAAAGGGAGAGCGGAAGGGAGAGCGGAAGGCGAATTGATAAAGGCCAGAGACATCGCCCGGAATTTAAAGAATGCCGGACTTCCCACTACCGAAATTGCTACGGTCACCGGACTTCCCATCGATGAAATAAATTCCCTTTAA
- a CDS encoding HU family DNA-binding protein: MSVTYKKQFRKNPFLKDGSGKYYPQLLVWGKSATLNSIAVQMKESSSLTLGDIQSVLTNFVKALRSELYNGRSVNVDGFGVFSLSASTVGSALKKECLPEKIKAVRINFRASSAIRPNLDAATTRAEDRIDFVDLETQLKRLNMQGSDEEEGGGNQGGSGGGGLDENPLG, encoded by the coding sequence ATGTCAGTAACGTACAAAAAACAGTTTCGTAAAAATCCGTTCCTGAAGGACGGTTCGGGCAAGTACTACCCTCAACTTTTGGTCTGGGGCAAATCTGCCACCCTGAACAGCATTGCCGTTCAGATGAAAGAAAGCAGTTCGCTCACCCTGGGTGATATTCAGAGTGTACTCACCAACTTCGTGAAGGCTCTGCGTAGTGAACTCTACAACGGTCGTTCCGTCAATGTCGACGGCTTCGGAGTCTTCAGCCTTTCGGCTTCTACGGTGGGCTCCGCACTCAAGAAAGAGTGTCTGCCGGAGAAGATTAAGGCTGTCCGCATCAATTTCCGCGCTTCGAGTGCCATCCGTCCTAATCTGGATGCCGCTACCACCCGTGCGGAAGACCGCATCGACTTTGTCGACCTTGAAACACAGCTCAAGAGGCTGAATATGCAAGGCTCGGATGAAGAGGAAGGCGGTGGTAACCAAGGTGGTTCCGGCGGCGGAGGACTGGATGAAAATCCGCTGGGATAG
- a CDS encoding N-acetylmuramoyl-L-alanine amidase has protein sequence MRTIDHIIIHCSATREDRSLTVAELEENHRCRGFRGIGYHYYIRKDGTVINTRALELVGAHAKGHNAHSIGICYEGGLDAKGRAKDTRTPEQRSAMHLLVAQLLKRFKNNVCICGHRDLSPDLNGDGLIEPEEWVKECPCFEVRKEL, from the coding sequence ATGAGAACAATTGATCACATCATTATTCACTGTTCCGCCACACGCGAAGACCGTTCGCTGACTGTGGCCGAACTGGAAGAGAATCACCGTTGCCGTGGCTTCCGCGGTATCGGCTATCACTACTACATCCGTAAGGATGGCACGGTAATCAATACCCGTGCTTTGGAACTTGTCGGGGCGCATGCCAAGGGACACAATGCTCATTCGATAGGTATCTGCTATGAAGGCGGTCTGGATGCCAAGGGACGTGCGAAAGATACCCGTACACCGGAACAGCGTAGTGCCATGCACTTGCTGGTGGCGCAATTGCTAAAGCGGTTTAAAAATAATGTCTGCATCTGCGGGCATCGCGACCTCAGTCCGGATCTGAACGGGGACGGGCTGATAGAGCCGGAAGAGTGGGTGAAGGAATGTCCGTGCTTTGAGGTGAGGAAGGAGCTTTGA
- a CDS encoding smalltalk protein: MKKSVWSMILKVAVAVITTIAGVLGVNAMTP, translated from the coding sequence ATCAAGAAATCCGTTTGGAGTATGATTCTGAAAGTGGCTGTCGCGGTGATAACGACGATAGCGGGGGTGCTGGGCGTTAATGCGATGACACCGTAA